One Kitasatospora sp. MAP12-44 DNA segment encodes these proteins:
- a CDS encoding pyridoxamine 5'-phosphate oxidase family protein produces MQPSEIAEVLNRPLSRELLARDLTRLAYVATDGTPRAIPIGFHWNGSEVVMCTSKNAAKLPALRRNPAVALTIDTEVHPPKMLLIRGRAELDEVEGIPEEFLQMNGSYTMTPEQRVEWEAGVRSLYDGMVRIVVTPTWAKLIDFETTLPSAVEELIRQRDERERERGA; encoded by the coding sequence GTGCAGCCGAGTGAGATCGCCGAGGTTCTGAACCGTCCGCTCAGCCGGGAGCTCCTGGCCCGTGACCTGACCCGGCTGGCCTACGTCGCCACGGACGGCACGCCCCGGGCCATTCCGATCGGCTTCCACTGGAACGGCTCGGAAGTCGTCATGTGCACGTCGAAGAACGCCGCTAAGCTGCCGGCTCTGCGCCGCAACCCGGCGGTCGCGCTGACGATCGACACCGAGGTGCATCCGCCGAAGATGCTGCTCATCCGCGGTCGGGCCGAATTGGACGAAGTCGAGGGCATCCCGGAGGAGTTCCTCCAGATGAACGGCTCCTACACGATGACGCCCGAGCAGCGGGTCGAGTGGGAGGCCGGCGTCCGCTCGCTCTACGACGGCATGGTCCGGATCGTCGTGACCCCGACCTGGGCGAAGCTGATCGACTTCGAGACGACCCTCCCGAGCGCGGTCGAGGAGCTGATCCGGCAGCGGGACGAACGCGAACGCGAACGCGGTGCCTGA
- a CDS encoding transglycosylase SLT domain-containing protein has product MQIGKRHKAAAGLAAVAVVGAIAAYGVSDLGAKHTTADVQTVTAADPPSGPNPSPSTAPSGPASPSPSPSASASASASISASPSPGHSAPGTVAPASTRPGTTTAKSAPAPAPAPVAKAGPVAPPPPPVAPQQTPPAQGGCKSFNGTNQPQSAVGSALTAAAGKSRTLTLSSGGTDKLPPLPVNLVKAIAWQESGWQSAIQACDGGIGTMQLMPATVTWMNGKFGTKNDVQTLAGNTDLGAELLDELVAYYGDSDFGGKYDLTPDPVTGKNPLLDVVVAAYNAGAGNVHYNTTSTTDPTTGVTTVTGAEVIPNPSYVTSVEALMTNCSCLH; this is encoded by the coding sequence ATGCAGATCGGCAAACGTCACAAGGCTGCGGCCGGACTGGCGGCAGTGGCGGTGGTCGGCGCGATAGCCGCCTACGGAGTCAGCGACCTCGGCGCCAAGCACACCACGGCCGACGTGCAGACCGTCACCGCCGCCGACCCGCCGAGCGGGCCGAACCCGTCGCCCTCGACCGCGCCGAGCGGCCCCGCCAGCCCCTCGCCGAGCCCGTCCGCCAGCGCGTCCGCGAGCGCCTCGATCAGCGCCTCGCCCTCCCCCGGCCACTCGGCGCCCGGTACGGTCGCGCCGGCCTCGACCCGGCCCGGCACCACGACGGCGAAGTCCGCGCCCGCCCCCGCGCCCGCACCGGTCGCCAAGGCGGGGCCGGTCGCCCCGCCGCCCCCGCCGGTCGCCCCGCAGCAGACTCCGCCCGCGCAGGGCGGCTGCAAGAGCTTCAACGGCACCAACCAGCCGCAGAGCGCGGTCGGCTCCGCACTCACCGCCGCCGCCGGCAAGTCCCGCACGCTCACCCTGAGCAGCGGCGGCACCGACAAGCTCCCGCCGCTGCCGGTGAACCTGGTCAAGGCGATCGCCTGGCAGGAGAGCGGCTGGCAGTCGGCCATCCAGGCGTGCGACGGCGGCATCGGCACGATGCAGCTCATGCCGGCCACCGTGACCTGGATGAACGGCAAGTTCGGCACCAAGAACGACGTGCAGACGCTGGCCGGCAACACCGACCTCGGCGCCGAGCTGCTGGACGAACTGGTCGCCTACTACGGCGACTCCGACTTCGGTGGCAAGTACGACCTGACGCCCGACCCGGTCACCGGCAAGAACCCGCTGCTCGACGTGGTGGTCGCCGCCTACAACGCGGGCGCGGGCAACGTCCACTACAACACCACCAGCACGACCGACCCGACCACCGGCGTCACCACCGTCACCGGCGCCGAGGTGATCCCCAACCCGTCCTACGTCACCAGCGTCGAGGCACTGATGACCAACTGCAGCTGCCTGCACTAG
- a CDS encoding PadR family transcriptional regulator encodes MPGMPGERGEGRGRGGFGPPPFGPPFGGGGPFGGGGPFGHGGGGRGRGRHGGRARRGDVRASLLALLKDRPMHGYEMITEIGERTEGAWRPSPGSVYPTLQLLEEEGLIAAQESSGKRLFGLTEAGRAEAEAGPAEPWMQTGREVGWEAVQEVGQALASVDHAIRQVMATGTEEQRVKGLAVLVEARKKLYLILADEG; translated from the coding sequence ATGCCGGGGATGCCGGGGGAGCGTGGTGAAGGGCGCGGGCGCGGGGGGTTCGGGCCGCCGCCGTTCGGGCCGCCGTTCGGCGGGGGCGGGCCCTTCGGCGGCGGTGGGCCGTTCGGGCATGGCGGGGGCGGCCGGGGGCGTGGGCGACACGGTGGCAGGGCGCGGCGCGGGGACGTCCGGGCGTCGCTGCTGGCGCTGCTCAAGGACCGGCCGATGCACGGCTACGAGATGATCACCGAGATCGGTGAGCGGACCGAGGGCGCGTGGCGTCCGAGTCCGGGTTCGGTCTACCCGACCCTCCAGCTACTGGAGGAGGAGGGGCTGATCGCGGCTCAGGAGTCCAGTGGCAAGCGGCTGTTCGGGTTGACCGAGGCCGGCCGGGCCGAGGCTGAGGCGGGTCCGGCGGAGCCGTGGATGCAGACCGGCCGCGAGGTCGGCTGGGAGGCGGTGCAGGAGGTCGGTCAGGCGCTGGCCTCGGTGGACCACGCGATCCGCCAGGTGATGGCGACCGGCACCGAGGAGCAGCGGGTCAAGGGGCTCGCGGTCCTGGTCGAGGCCCGCAAGAAGCTCTACCTGATCCTCGCCGACGAGGGGTAG
- a CDS encoding NEW3 domain-containing protein: MTAAPLAVVTAAATPAAALDNGLAKTPPMGWNDWNTFGCNVSEKLVEQIADTMVASGMQQAGYQYVNIDDCWMSKSRDAAGNLVPDPVKFPDGITGVAAYVHSKGLKLGIYESAGTMTCAGYPGSLGHEDADAASFASWGVDYLKYDNCNNQNIPGQQRYQAMGAALAKTGRPIVYSLCNWGNENVASWGAGVGNLWRTTGDISADFGSMLGNFHTNVALAAGAGPGAWNDPDMLEVGNGMTPIEDQSEFSLWAAMAAPLISGADLRTATPQTMAIYTNRDVIAVDQDPLGKQGVEIANSGGLDVLAKPLADGSVAVALFNENATTATISTTAQAVGLGAAKGYTLHDLWSKRTTETPGAISAAVPGHGTVLYRVAKTDKPGTFPPSISLDTAIPAQLNGPTAVVTSAFTNNGSSAVGNVTLGLNAPAGWLVKPLTATGFGTVRPGRMAIAAFRITAPTVLTKPIETDTLTGTVKARWSGGDTTGDSPGTVRVAAPVQSPYLTYSDTTAVFGQSGTQLGILGGGADAWGSTDEYSTVYRHGAEHDGSTTIVRVTAQAATSSWAKAGIMVRNDVTAPGSSPGYLILAVTPGNGYVLQWDSTGSGQLDSNSAPSDSGLGAASYPTWLKLVRTGSSYTGSYSTDGTTWTTVGSATVPDVAATQDAGVFMTAHNNGGGTTGEVDFDSLSQN, translated from the coding sequence ATGACGGCGGCGCCGCTGGCCGTCGTCACGGCGGCGGCGACACCGGCGGCCGCACTGGACAACGGGCTGGCGAAGACGCCCCCGATGGGCTGGAACGACTGGAACACCTTCGGCTGCAACGTCAGCGAGAAGCTGGTCGAGCAGATCGCCGACACCATGGTCGCCTCGGGCATGCAGCAGGCCGGCTACCAGTACGTCAACATCGACGACTGCTGGATGAGCAAGTCCCGTGACGCGGCGGGCAACCTCGTCCCCGACCCGGTCAAGTTCCCGGACGGCATCACCGGCGTCGCCGCGTACGTGCACAGCAAGGGGCTCAAGCTCGGCATCTACGAGAGCGCGGGCACGATGACCTGCGCCGGCTACCCGGGCAGCCTCGGCCACGAGGACGCGGACGCCGCCTCGTTCGCGTCCTGGGGTGTCGACTACCTCAAGTACGACAACTGCAACAACCAGAACATCCCCGGTCAGCAGCGGTACCAGGCGATGGGCGCGGCGCTGGCCAAGACCGGCCGTCCGATCGTCTACTCGCTCTGCAACTGGGGCAACGAGAACGTCGCCTCCTGGGGCGCCGGCGTCGGCAACCTCTGGCGCACCACCGGCGACATCAGCGCCGACTTCGGCTCGATGCTGGGCAACTTCCACACCAATGTCGCGCTGGCGGCCGGGGCCGGGCCGGGTGCCTGGAACGACCCGGACATGCTGGAGGTCGGCAACGGCATGACGCCGATCGAGGACCAGTCGGAGTTCTCGCTCTGGGCCGCGATGGCCGCCCCGCTGATCTCCGGCGCCGACCTGCGCACCGCGACCCCGCAGACCATGGCGATCTACACCAACCGCGACGTCATCGCCGTCGACCAGGACCCGCTGGGCAAGCAGGGCGTGGAGATCGCGAACAGCGGCGGCCTGGACGTGCTCGCCAAGCCGCTCGCCGACGGCAGCGTCGCGGTCGCCCTGTTCAACGAGAACGCGACCACCGCGACCATCAGCACGACCGCCCAGGCGGTCGGCCTGGGCGCCGCCAAGGGCTATACGCTGCACGACCTTTGGAGCAAGCGGACCACCGAGACGCCGGGTGCCATCAGCGCCGCCGTCCCGGGCCACGGCACCGTCCTCTACCGGGTGGCCAAGACCGACAAGCCCGGTACGTTCCCGCCGAGCATCTCGCTGGACACCGCGATCCCGGCCCAACTGAACGGCCCCACGGCCGTCGTGACGTCCGCCTTCACCAACAACGGCAGCTCGGCGGTCGGCAACGTCACCCTGGGACTGAACGCGCCGGCCGGCTGGCTGGTCAAGCCGCTCACCGCCACTGGCTTCGGCACCGTGCGCCCGGGTCGGATGGCCATCGCGGCCTTCCGGATCACCGCACCGACCGTGCTCACCAAGCCGATCGAGACCGACACCCTGACCGGGACGGTCAAGGCGCGCTGGAGCGGCGGCGACACCACGGGTGACTCGCCCGGTACCGTCCGGGTGGCCGCCCCGGTGCAGTCGCCGTACCTGACCTACAGCGACACCACGGCGGTCTTCGGGCAGTCCGGCACGCAGCTGGGCATCCTCGGCGGCGGCGCCGACGCGTGGGGCAGCACGGACGAGTACAGCACCGTCTACCGGCACGGCGCCGAGCACGACGGCTCGACCACCATCGTGCGGGTCACCGCCCAGGCAGCGACCAGCAGTTGGGCCAAGGCGGGCATCATGGTCCGCAACGACGTGACGGCGCCCGGCAGTTCGCCGGGCTACCTGATCCTCGCGGTCACCCCCGGCAACGGCTACGTGCTGCAGTGGGACAGCACCGGCAGCGGCCAGCTGGACAGCAACTCGGCACCGTCCGATTCGGGCCTGGGCGCTGCCAGTTACCCGACCTGGCTGAAGCTGGTGCGGACCGGCAGCAGCTACACCGGCTCCTACTCGACCGACGGCACCACCTGGACGACGGTCGGCAGCGCCACCGTTCCCGACGTCGCGGCCACCCAGGACGCGGGCGTCTTCATGACCGCCCACAACAACGGCGGCGGCACCACCGGAGAGGTCGACTTCGACAGCCTGAGCCAGAACTGA
- a CDS encoding bifunctional DNA primase/polymerase has translation MEASSRWTTWWQRRDRQHPGTDIGGVTSPAARLDLLLGAVRAGFPLAPAAHPAGHRCSCDRVGCPAPAQHPVSFAWQSQATTDAEQLGRWLSRDPQANFITATGRAHDVLDVPAAAGVLALERLAELGVEGPVAAVGEERYLFFTTSRGTPADEDEWWSSALDTHPDTVSEHPGLRWHCRGSYTLLPPAALPDGSEVRWLRGPEQPLPDPLRVLDVLTDACTEVGAVAEEQWLIG, from the coding sequence ATGGAAGCCAGCAGCAGGTGGACGACGTGGTGGCAGCGACGCGATCGGCAGCACCCCGGAACGGACATCGGCGGCGTGACTTCTCCCGCAGCCCGGCTGGACCTGCTGCTCGGCGCCGTCCGGGCCGGCTTCCCGCTGGCTCCGGCCGCTCATCCCGCGGGCCATCGCTGCTCGTGTGACCGGGTCGGCTGTCCGGCGCCCGCCCAGCACCCGGTCTCCTTCGCCTGGCAGTCGCAGGCCACCACCGACGCCGAGCAGCTCGGCCGCTGGCTCTCCCGCGACCCGCAGGCCAACTTCATCACCGCCACCGGGCGCGCCCACGACGTGCTGGACGTGCCCGCCGCGGCGGGCGTGCTGGCGCTGGAGCGGCTGGCCGAGCTGGGCGTCGAGGGCCCGGTTGCGGCGGTCGGCGAGGAGCGCTACCTCTTCTTCACCACCAGCCGTGGCACCCCCGCCGACGAGGACGAGTGGTGGTCCAGCGCGTTGGATACCCACCCCGACACCGTCTCCGAGCACCCCGGCCTGCGCTGGCACTGCCGCGGCTCGTACACCCTGCTGCCCCCGGCCGCCCTGCCGGACGGCTCGGAGGTGCGCTGGCTGCGCGGCCCCGAGCAGCCGCTGCCGGACCCGCTGCGCGTGCTGGACGTGCTGACGGACGCGTGCACCGAGGTGGGCGCGGTCGCCGAGGAGCAGTGGCTGATCGGCTGA
- a CDS encoding phosphotransferase: protein MQRDTSTVVDRGQYPEAVTPWERAAWRESALGWAERELAARGLRETGQRRVRLRPWSVLVRFTVDGRQPVWFKANPPASAFEAALTSALARWVPEHVLEPLTVDAGRGWSLLPDGGELFKDVLSRGPADPRAWEQPLRQYASMQRALVPYAEEIERLGVPSARTAALPELFDRVVAGNSALRADEHGRLRELRPRLADWCAELAGLGVADSLDHSDLHDGQLFHTEAGRSTFFDWGDASVSHPFCSFLVPAGRARDQHGPEVLPRLRDAYLEPWTGDGRTAAELRRAVSLAWRLGAIGRACSWGRLFPGASDATDAAGAAETARWMLKLLEEPPI from the coding sequence ATGCAACGAGATACGTCGACGGTGGTGGATCGCGGCCAGTACCCGGAGGCGGTCACGCCCTGGGAGCGGGCGGCCTGGCGGGAGAGCGCCCTCGGGTGGGCGGAGCGTGAGCTCGCTGCTCGCGGGCTGCGCGAGACGGGGCAGCGCAGGGTGCGGCTGCGGCCGTGGTCCGTCCTGGTGCGGTTCACCGTCGACGGTCGGCAGCCCGTGTGGTTCAAGGCCAATCCGCCCGCCAGCGCCTTCGAGGCGGCGCTCACCTCCGCGCTGGCCCGCTGGGTGCCGGAGCACGTACTGGAGCCGCTCACCGTCGACGCCGGGCGCGGCTGGTCGCTGCTCCCCGATGGCGGTGAGCTCTTCAAGGACGTGCTCAGCCGCGGGCCCGCCGATCCGCGCGCCTGGGAGCAGCCGCTGCGCCAGTACGCGAGCATGCAGCGCGCGCTCGTCCCGTACGCCGAGGAGATCGAACGACTCGGCGTGCCCAGCGCGCGGACGGCCGCGCTCCCCGAGCTCTTCGACCGGGTCGTCGCCGGGAACAGCGCGCTGCGAGCGGACGAGCACGGCAGGCTGCGAGAACTCCGCCCGCGCCTGGCGGACTGGTGCGCGGAGCTCGCCGGGCTCGGCGTCGCCGACTCGCTCGACCACTCCGACCTGCACGACGGTCAGCTCTTCCACACCGAGGCGGGTCGCAGCACGTTCTTCGACTGGGGCGACGCCAGCGTCTCGCACCCCTTCTGCAGCTTCCTCGTGCCGGCCGGCAGAGCCCGCGACCAGCATGGTCCCGAGGTGCTGCCCCGGCTGCGGGACGCGTACCTGGAACCCTGGACGGGGGACGGTCGGACGGCGGCGGAACTGCGGCGTGCGGTGAGCCTGGCGTGGCGACTGGGCGCGATCGGCCGTGCATGCTCCTGGGGCCGGCTCTTCCCCGGGGCGTCCGACGCCACCGACGCGGCGGGTGCTGCGGAGACCGCCCGATGGATGCTGAAACTCCTTGAGGAGCCGCCGATCTAA
- the hemC gene encoding hydroxymethylbilane synthase has product MSSSPSPTPTPAPIGPIRIVSRSSPMALAQVERVRTELAALHPGLRTEVVPVTTSGDRWPGALSALGGKGAFTKEVDAALLAGDADLAVHCVKDVPADRPLPTGTVFAAFLRRDDIRDALVHPGGLTLDQLPPGTRIGTSSVRRVAQLAVSHPQLVCVPFRGNANRRLEKLDAGEADALLLAAAGLARIGLEERITEILSVETMCPPIGAGVLALQCREDDAATSAAVAALGDAAAWRETTAERMFLHVLQGHCNSPIAGFARAERDGRLSLRGRVFSPDGKTVLDAHEWAGPLDPATLGTSVAVALLRQGARELIDSIPH; this is encoded by the coding sequence ATGTCGTCGTCGCCATCGCCCACACCCACGCCCGCGCCCATCGGTCCGATCCGGATCGTGTCCCGCTCCTCGCCCATGGCCCTGGCCCAGGTGGAGCGCGTCCGAACCGAGTTGGCCGCCCTGCACCCCGGCCTGCGGACCGAGGTGGTGCCCGTCACCACCTCGGGCGACCGCTGGCCGGGAGCCCTCTCGGCGCTCGGCGGCAAGGGCGCGTTCACCAAGGAGGTGGACGCCGCGCTGCTGGCCGGTGACGCCGATCTCGCGGTGCACTGCGTCAAGGACGTACCCGCCGACCGGCCGCTGCCGACCGGCACGGTCTTCGCCGCGTTCCTGCGCCGCGACGACATCCGCGACGCCCTGGTCCACCCCGGTGGCCTCACCCTCGACCAACTGCCGCCCGGCACCCGGATCGGCACCTCCTCCGTCCGCCGGGTCGCCCAACTCGCGGTCTCACACCCGCAGCTGGTCTGCGTCCCGTTCCGCGGCAACGCCAACCGGCGGCTGGAGAAGCTGGACGCCGGCGAAGCCGACGCCCTTCTGCTGGCCGCCGCCGGACTGGCTCGGATCGGGCTGGAGGAGCGGATCACCGAGATCCTCTCGGTGGAGACGATGTGCCCGCCGATCGGCGCCGGGGTGCTCGCCCTGCAGTGCCGCGAGGACGACGCCGCCACCAGCGCGGCCGTCGCGGCCCTTGGCGACGCGGCGGCCTGGCGGGAGACCACCGCCGAGCGGATGTTCCTGCACGTCCTGCAGGGCCACTGCAACAGCCCGATCGCCGGCTTCGCCCGCGCCGAACGCGATGGCCGGCTCTCGCTGCGCGGCCGGGTCTTCTCCCCCGACGGCAAGACCGTCCTGGACGCCCACGAGTGGGCCGGCCCACTCGACCCCGCCACCCTCGGCACCTCGGTCGCGGTCGCCCTGCTCCGCCAGGGAGCGCGGGAGTTGATCGACAGCATCCCGCACTGA